The following coding sequences are from one Streptomyces venezuelae window:
- a CDS encoding acyl-CoA dehydrogenase family protein — protein sequence MAASTHTVTNQAPPLVGYDVFTSDRALVEGVERHLDPALLDSARDELSLLGRAAGSAQAQKWGDLANTNPPVLHTHDRYGNRIDEVEFHPAWHRLLGKAVSAGLTAAWARPGGHLRRAAGFLVWTQVEGGHGCPVSMTHAAVPALRADPALAAEWEPRLTSTVYDEGLRPASRKAGAVFGMGMTEKQGGSDVRANTTRAQALAEEGTYALTGHKWFCSAPMSDGFLVLAQAEQGLTCFLVPRVLEDGSRNVFAIQRLKDKLGNRSNASSEVEFDGTWARRVGDEGRGVRTIIEMVAATRLDCVIGSAALMRQAVAQAVHHATYREAFGGRLVDKPLMRNVLADLALESEAATTLALRLAAAYDDGGEQEQAFLRLAVPAAKYWVTKRCTPLAGEALECLGGNGYVEDSGMPRLLREAPLNSIWEGSGNVQALDVLRALQREPRALNAFLQEVGTARGADHRLDAAIKDLLTELADLEGIEGRGRRLVERMALVLQGSLLVRYAPPEVADAFCASRLGGDWGAAFGTLPHSLDLASVVERAAPGV from the coding sequence ATGGCAGCCAGCACCCACACAGTGACCAACCAGGCTCCGCCCCTGGTGGGATATGACGTATTCACGTCCGACCGGGCCCTCGTGGAAGGGGTCGAGCGGCACCTCGATCCGGCGCTCCTCGATTCCGCCCGCGACGAGCTCTCGTTGCTCGGCCGGGCCGCGGGATCCGCCCAGGCGCAGAAGTGGGGAGATCTGGCGAACACGAATCCTCCGGTTCTGCACACGCACGACCGGTACGGCAACCGGATCGACGAGGTCGAGTTCCACCCGGCGTGGCACCGGCTGCTCGGCAAGGCGGTCTCCGCGGGCCTGACCGCCGCCTGGGCGCGGCCCGGCGGGCATCTGCGCCGGGCCGCCGGATTCCTGGTGTGGACGCAGGTCGAGGGCGGGCACGGCTGCCCGGTCTCGATGACGCACGCCGCGGTGCCCGCGCTCCGCGCCGACCCGGCGCTCGCCGCCGAGTGGGAGCCGCGCCTCACCTCGACCGTGTACGACGAGGGGCTGCGCCCGGCGTCCCGGAAGGCGGGCGCCGTCTTCGGGATGGGCATGACGGAGAAGCAGGGCGGCAGCGACGTACGGGCCAACACCACGCGCGCGCAGGCCCTCGCCGAGGAGGGGACGTACGCGCTCACGGGGCACAAGTGGTTCTGCTCCGCGCCCATGTCCGACGGGTTCCTGGTCCTCGCGCAGGCCGAACAGGGCCTGACGTGCTTCCTCGTGCCGCGGGTCCTTGAGGACGGCTCGCGGAACGTCTTCGCCATCCAGCGGCTCAAGGACAAACTGGGCAACAGGTCCAACGCGTCCAGCGAGGTCGAGTTCGACGGGACGTGGGCGCGGCGGGTCGGGGACGAGGGGCGCGGGGTGCGCACCATCATCGAGATGGTGGCGGCGACCCGACTGGACTGTGTGATCGGGTCGGCGGCGCTGATGCGGCAGGCCGTCGCTCAGGCGGTGCACCACGCCACGTACCGGGAGGCGTTCGGCGGCAGGCTCGTCGACAAGCCGCTCATGCGCAACGTACTGGCCGATCTGGCGCTGGAGTCGGAGGCCGCCACGACGCTGGCGCTGCGGCTGGCCGCGGCCTACGACGACGGGGGCGAGCAGGAGCAGGCGTTCCTGCGGCTCGCGGTGCCCGCGGCGAAGTACTGGGTGACCAAGCGCTGCACTCCACTGGCGGGTGAGGCGCTCGAATGCCTGGGCGGCAACGGTTACGTGGAGGATTCGGGCATGCCGCGGCTGCTGCGCGAGGCGCCGCTCAACTCCATCTGGGAGGGGTCGGGGAACGTCCAGGCGCTGGACGTGCTGCGGGCGCTGCAGCGGGAGCCGCGGGCCCTGAACGCGTTCCTCCAGGAGGTCGGGACGGCGCGCGGCGCGGACCACCGCCTGGACGCCGCGATCAAGGACCTGCTGACCGAACTGGCCGACCTGGAGGGCATCGAGGGGCGCGGGCGGCGGCTCGTGGAGCGGATGGCGCTGGTGCTCCAGGGCTCACTGCTTGTGCGGTACGCGCCTCCGGAGGTCGCCGACGCGTTCTGCGCCTCGCGGCTCGGCGGGGACTGGGGCGCGGCGTTCGGCACGCTGCCGCACAGTCTCGATCTGGCGTCGGTGGTGGAGCGGGCCGCTCCGGGCGTCTAG
- a CDS encoding YihY/virulence factor BrkB family protein, producing the protein MHQAKETPGRPSGRWNRARALYRNVSMRRTAWLLLKDTVNSCIEYRILGLAAEAAFFTLLSVPPLLLSLIGLLAYVDRWTGADTIASVQNNILEASRTVLSDRGVHQIAEPILDDVMRVSRPDVISIGFLFALWSGSRAVNVFIDTITVMYGLDGVRGIVKTRILAFGLFIVALLIGSVALPLMVAGPDAVVNLLPGSTTVVQILYWPVVVILSVVFLTTLYHVSVPVRSPWVEDMPGALIALAMWVLGSFLLRIYLTSTVEGPTIYGSLAAPVAVLLWIGVSAFAVLVGAAVNAAIDRVWPSVATAAARAANDRIREAQAAEVVARAAAAREAMADLDDPDDPEMPSEFPERWSRFLPPDDVSSRLRTPAKQPKHAKRNGTGPGDNGPSGD; encoded by the coding sequence GTGCACCAGGCAAAAGAAACACCCGGGCGGCCGTCGGGCCGCTGGAACCGGGCCCGCGCTCTCTACCGGAACGTCTCCATGCGCAGGACCGCCTGGCTGCTGCTCAAGGACACCGTCAACTCGTGCATCGAGTACCGCATCCTGGGGCTCGCGGCCGAGGCGGCCTTCTTCACGCTGCTCTCCGTCCCGCCGCTGCTGCTGAGCCTCATCGGCCTGCTCGCGTACGTCGACCGGTGGACGGGCGCGGACACCATCGCCAGCGTGCAGAACAACATCCTGGAGGCGTCCCGCACGGTCCTCTCCGACCGGGGCGTCCACCAGATCGCGGAACCGATACTGGACGACGTGATGCGGGTCAGCCGGCCCGACGTCATCTCCATCGGCTTCCTGTTCGCCCTGTGGTCCGGCTCGCGCGCCGTGAACGTCTTCATCGACACCATCACCGTGATGTACGGCCTCGACGGCGTCCGCGGCATCGTCAAGACCCGGATCCTCGCCTTCGGCCTGTTCATCGTGGCGCTGCTCATCGGGTCGGTGGCGCTGCCGCTGATGGTGGCGGGCCCGGACGCGGTGGTGAACCTGTTGCCGGGCTCGACGACGGTCGTCCAGATCTTGTACTGGCCGGTCGTCGTCATCCTCTCCGTCGTCTTCCTCACGACGCTGTATCACGTGTCAGTGCCGGTGCGTTCGCCGTGGGTGGAGGACATGCCGGGCGCGCTGATCGCCCTCGCCATGTGGGTGCTCGGCAGCTTCCTGCTCCGCATCTACCTCACCAGCACGGTGGAGGGCCCCACCATCTACGGCTCGCTCGCGGCGCCCGTCGCCGTGCTGCTGTGGATCGGCGTCTCCGCGTTCGCGGTCCTGGTCGGCGCCGCGGTCAACGCGGCCATCGACCGGGTCTGGCCGTCCGTCGCCACGGCCGCGGCGCGCGCCGCGAACGACCGCATAAGGGAGGCGCAGGCCGCGGAGGTGGTGGCCCGCGCGGCCGCGGCGCGGGAGGCGATGGCGGACCTCGACGACCCCGACGACCCCGAGATGCCGTCCGAGTTCCCCGAGCGCTGGTCGCGGTTCCTGCCGCCGGACGACGTGTCGTCGCGGCTGCGGACGCCGGCGAAACAGCCGAAGCACGCGAAGCGGAACGGGACGGGTCCCGGGGACAACGGCCCCTCCGGCGATTGA
- a CDS encoding NAD(P)H-binding protein — MTTNTENTTAEHTTRTTDTGMTVLVTGATGRVGRRVVESAEAAGLTVRAASRSGTVRFDWTDPSTWAGALRGADAAHLAYLPDVGAPGAAGTVGAFAREAVAAGVRRLTLLSARGEDQAHATERAVRDSGAEWTVVRASWFAQNLSEGPLLDAMRGGELVFPAGEVLEPFIDARDIGDVVVAALTGGDRFTGRTLDLTGPRLLSFRQAVAEVAAAAGREMTYVPVSAREYGAALAGFGVPAEEVEFLIELFETNLDGRNARCSDGVREVLGRDPRDFADFAGEQAAAGTWKC, encoded by the coding sequence ATGACGACGAACACTGAGAACACGACCGCAGAGCACACGACGAGGACGACGGACACGGGCATGACCGTGCTGGTCACCGGGGCCACCGGGCGCGTGGGGCGCCGGGTCGTGGAGTCCGCCGAGGCGGCCGGGCTCACCGTGCGGGCCGCCTCGCGGAGCGGCACCGTGCGGTTCGACTGGACGGACCCGTCGACGTGGGCGGGCGCCCTGCGGGGCGCGGACGCCGCGCACCTCGCGTACCTGCCGGACGTGGGCGCGCCCGGCGCGGCCGGGACGGTCGGCGCGTTCGCCCGCGAGGCGGTGGCGGCGGGCGTACGGCGGCTGACGCTGCTGTCGGCGCGGGGCGAGGACCAGGCGCACGCGACCGAGCGGGCGGTACGGGACTCGGGGGCCGAGTGGACCGTCGTACGGGCCAGTTGGTTCGCGCAGAACCTCAGTGAGGGGCCGCTCCTCGACGCGATGCGGGGCGGGGAGCTGGTGTTCCCCGCAGGTGAGGTGCTCGAACCGTTCATCGACGCCCGCGACATCGGTGACGTGGTCGTGGCCGCGCTGACCGGCGGCGACCGGTTCACGGGCCGCACCCTCGACCTCACGGGTCCCCGGCTGCTTTCGTTCCGGCAGGCGGTGGCGGAGGTCGCGGCGGCGGCGGGGCGCGAGATGACGTACGTGCCGGTCTCCGCCCGCGAGTACGGCGCGGCGCTCGCCGGGTTCGGGGTGCCCGCCGAGGAGGTGGAGTTCCTGATCGAGCTGTTCGAGACGAACCTCGACGGCCGCAACGCGAGGTGCTCCGACGGGGTGCGGGAGGTGCTGGGCCGCGACCCGAGGGATTTCGCCGACTTCGCCGGGGAGCAGGCGGCGGCCGGCACCTGGAAGTGCTGA
- a CDS encoding AraC family transcriptional regulator, with amino-acid sequence MDVLAGLLEGPRARGAFMMRALFDPPWSVRIADEAPLSVMVMVRGDAWITPADGSPAQRIRPGALAIARGPDHYTCAGEPDTAPFAEIQPGQRCAPLDGAPVARYRDLGPRAWGERRDASVEMLIGTYQMRGEITGRLLDALPPLLVLPGEVWQCPLTPVVADEIGKDEPGQAVVLDRLLDLLLIAALRAWFSRPEAAAPAWYRAMGDPVVGSALRLLQDDPAHPWTIAALAQKTGVSRAALARRFAELVGEPPMTYLTNWRLALAADLLRDTDLTIGSIARRIGYGSAFALSGAFKRVYGVSPQEHRVGAAA; translated from the coding sequence ATGGACGTACTCGCCGGACTGCTCGAAGGGCCGCGCGCCCGAGGCGCCTTCATGATGCGCGCGCTCTTCGACCCGCCGTGGTCCGTCCGCATCGCGGACGAGGCGCCGCTGTCCGTCATGGTCATGGTGCGCGGCGACGCGTGGATCACCCCGGCGGACGGCTCGCCCGCGCAGCGCATCCGCCCCGGTGCCCTCGCGATCGCCCGCGGCCCCGACCACTACACGTGCGCCGGGGAACCCGACACCGCACCCTTCGCCGAGATCCAACCGGGACAGCGCTGCGCACCCCTCGACGGCGCCCCCGTGGCCCGGTACCGCGACCTCGGCCCGCGCGCCTGGGGCGAGCGGCGCGACGCCTCCGTGGAGATGCTGATCGGCACGTACCAGATGCGGGGCGAGATCACCGGCCGGCTCCTCGACGCGCTGCCGCCGCTGCTCGTCCTGCCCGGCGAGGTGTGGCAGTGTCCGCTGACCCCGGTCGTCGCCGACGAGATCGGCAAGGACGAGCCGGGCCAGGCCGTCGTCCTGGACCGGCTCCTCGACCTGCTCCTGATCGCCGCTCTGCGCGCCTGGTTCTCCCGTCCGGAGGCGGCGGCGCCGGCCTGGTACCGGGCGATGGGTGACCCGGTCGTCGGCAGCGCCCTGCGCCTGCTCCAGGACGACCCGGCCCACCCCTGGACGATCGCGGCCCTCGCACAGAAGACGGGCGTCTCACGGGCCGCGCTGGCCCGACGCTTCGCGGAGCTCGTGGGGGAGCCCCCGATGACGTACCTGACGAACTGGCGCCTCGCGCTCGCCGCGGACCTGCTGCGCGACACCGACCTGACGATCGGCTCGATAGCCCGCCGCATCGGTTACGGCAGCGCGTTCGCCCTGTCCGGGGCGTTCAAGCGGGTGTACGGGGTGAGTCCGCAGGAGCACCGGGTCGGTGCCGCCGCGTAA
- a CDS encoding VOC family protein — translation MDSTPKSATTKSPTPRFDLIGLVVSDLAASLAFYRRLGLEFPEGAESLPHVEAALPGGLRIAFDTEATVRSFHRDWQPPAGAGRIGLAFHCGTPAGVDAVYGDVTGAGYASELKPFDAPWGQRYAVVLDPDGNGVDLFAPLGSAAE, via the coding sequence ATGGACAGCACACCGAAGTCAGCCACTACGAAGTCCCCCACGCCCCGTTTCGACCTGATCGGCCTCGTCGTCTCCGACCTGGCCGCGTCGCTCGCGTTCTACCGCCGTCTCGGCCTGGAGTTCCCCGAGGGCGCCGAGAGCCTGCCGCACGTGGAGGCGGCCCTTCCTGGCGGGCTGCGGATCGCCTTCGACACGGAGGCGACCGTGCGGTCGTTCCACCGGGACTGGCAGCCGCCCGCGGGCGCGGGCCGGATCGGGCTCGCCTTCCACTGCGGGACGCCGGCCGGTGTCGACGCGGTGTACGGGGACGTCACGGGCGCCGGGTACGCGAGCGAACTCAAGCCGTTCGACGCGCCCTGGGGTCAGCGGTACGCCGTCGTGCTCGATCCGGACGGCAACGGCGTCGACCTGTTCGCGCCGCTGGGTTCCGCCGCCGAGTAG
- a CDS encoding NUDIX hydrolase → MDYPGDNRLAAAVVVFRRRVLLVRRSETERFLPGVWGVPCGKLEPGESPRDGVLRELKEETGLLGRVLRKVGESSFVSTYRGHEVKNWQDNFLVRPLTFDVTLPLPDQDHRWLAPADLGTVRIDDYNREIVRQAFG, encoded by the coding sequence ATGGACTATCCCGGTGACAACCGGCTCGCGGCGGCTGTCGTGGTGTTCCGCCGTCGTGTGCTGCTCGTGCGACGCAGCGAGACCGAGCGGTTCCTGCCCGGCGTGTGGGGCGTCCCGTGCGGGAAGCTGGAGCCCGGCGAGAGTCCGCGGGACGGCGTCCTGAGAGAGCTCAAGGAGGAGACGGGACTGCTCGGCCGGGTCCTCCGCAAGGTCGGCGAGTCCTCCTTCGTCAGTACGTACCGCGGGCACGAGGTCAAGAACTGGCAGGACAACTTCCTCGTACGGCCCCTCACCTTCGACGTGACCCTGCCCCTGCCCGACCAGGACCACCGCTGGCTCGCCCCCGCCGACCTCGGCACCGTCCGGATCGACGACTACAACCGGGAGATCGTCCGCCAGGCCTTCGGCTGA
- a CDS encoding dienelactone hydrolase family protein: MPGSEPTADLTGWNASPFTGAGLTHDVHEKGTGPGVVLVPEIPGVHPGVLGLGEHLVKQGFTVAIPSPFGEPGRPVSVPYALGVFGRVCVASEFRAFATNARRPFADHLRALARDLASRTPGPGVGVIGMCFTGGFALAAATDPAVLAPVLSQPSLPLPVSAARRVDPGLSRAEFDTVVARTRNEGLCALGLRFSEDKLVPRDRFATLRRHFGDAFEVIELDSSPGNGTGFAKSAHSVLTEEVREVPGHPAHAARERVVAFLRERLTPTA, translated from the coding sequence GTGCCCGGTTCGGAACCGACCGCGGACCTCACGGGGTGGAACGCGTCCCCCTTCACGGGAGCCGGTCTCACCCATGATGTCCATGAGAAAGGGACAGGCCCCGGCGTCGTCCTGGTTCCCGAGATCCCGGGCGTGCACCCCGGAGTCCTGGGCCTGGGCGAGCACCTGGTGAAGCAGGGCTTCACCGTCGCGATCCCGTCCCCCTTCGGCGAGCCGGGCCGCCCGGTCTCCGTACCGTATGCCCTGGGCGTCTTCGGCCGCGTCTGCGTCGCCTCAGAGTTCCGCGCCTTCGCCACCAACGCCCGGCGCCCCTTCGCCGACCACCTCCGCGCCCTCGCCCGTGATTTGGCGTCCCGCACACCGGGCCCGGGGGTCGGCGTCATCGGCATGTGCTTCACCGGCGGCTTCGCGCTCGCCGCCGCCACGGACCCGGCCGTCCTCGCGCCCGTGCTCAGCCAGCCTTCGCTGCCGCTGCCGGTGAGCGCCGCGCGCCGGGTCGACCCCGGTCTGTCCCGCGCCGAGTTCGACACCGTCGTCGCCCGCACCAGGAACGAGGGGCTGTGTGCGCTCGGGCTGCGGTTCAGCGAGGACAAGCTGGTCCCGCGCGACCGCTTCGCCACGCTGCGCCGCCATTTCGGCGACGCGTTCGAGGTCATCGAACTCGACTCGTCGCCGGGCAACGGGACCGGGTTCGCGAAGTCGGCGCACTCCGTCCTCACGGAGGAGGTGCGCGAGGTGCCGGGGCACCCCGCGCACGCGGCACGCGAACGGGTCGTCGCGTTCCTGCGGGAACGGCTGACCCCCACGGCCTAG
- a CDS encoding glycoside hydrolase family 2 TIM barrel-domain containing protein: protein MELPHHEDVSPGNGCLPPRAWYAASDAATFSLNGPWRFRLSPTAHSEDDAFAADGYDSAAWDEIAVPGHWVLQGHGAPQYTNMLYPFPLDPPRVPTENPTGDHLRTFDLPPDWPADGTAVLRFDGVESCARVWLNGTELGDFKGSRLPHEFTVGELLRPSGNILAVRVHQWSAGSYLEDQDQWWLPGIFRDVTLLHRPDGCVRDFFVHAAYDHRTGTGTLRVDSDVRGRVTVPELGIDVATGEETAVAVEPWTAETPRLYDATLATPGERVPLRVGFRTVTVEDGTIRVNGRPILFRGVNRHEFHPETGRTVDLATMRADVVLMKRHNINAVRTSHYPPHPAFLDLCDELGLWVVDECDLETHGFGAVGRRADPVDDDRWTPALLDRAARMVERDKNHPSVVLWSLGNECGTGRGLTAMADWIRSRDDSRLLHYEGDRSCADTDVYSRMYADHAEVERIGRGEDEGPERRRRLPFILCEYAHAMGNGPGGLSEYQQLFETYERLQGGFVWEWIDHGIAHPAYEYAYGGDFGEELHDGNFVCDGLVFPDRTPSPGLVEYKKVIEPVRIEGDGPAGTVTVTNLHDFTGLSHLAFTWSYEKDGTTVAEGTLAVPRVGPGERTEVTLPPPPRRAPDAETQWTVRASLAEDTAWAPEGHVVAWAQLPVEYGMVLPVPGGAAPTADADGRHIALGAATFDARTGTLIAFHDREITGLRLDVWRAPTDNDNGMPWLPEPSVADRWRALGLHRMHHRVDAVVLTDQGLTVRTRVAPAASDLALRTEYHWASNGPRLLLRMSVTPEGEWPVPLPRLGIRFGLPGASGRVRWFGGGPGEAYPDTAAASLIGVWESDVDALQTPYVRPQENGARPAVRWAEVGGVRVESDGAPAFTARRWTTEQIDAARHRTDLVPGDTVWVNLDIDRHGIGTQSCGPGVLPQYELRATPRPSSLSCVFSVVADG from the coding sequence ATGGAGCTTCCCCACCACGAGGACGTGTCCCCCGGCAACGGCTGTCTCCCGCCCCGCGCGTGGTACGCGGCGTCGGACGCCGCCACCTTCTCCCTCAACGGTCCCTGGCGCTTCCGCCTCTCCCCCACCGCCCACTCCGAGGACGACGCCTTCGCCGCCGACGGATACGACAGCGCGGCCTGGGACGAGATCGCGGTGCCCGGCCACTGGGTGCTGCAGGGGCACGGCGCGCCCCAGTACACCAACATGCTCTACCCGTTCCCGCTCGATCCGCCGCGCGTCCCCACCGAGAACCCCACCGGCGACCACCTGCGCACCTTCGACCTGCCCCCCGACTGGCCGGCGGACGGCACCGCAGTCCTCCGCTTCGACGGCGTGGAGTCCTGCGCGCGCGTCTGGCTGAACGGCACGGAACTCGGCGACTTCAAGGGCTCCCGGCTCCCCCACGAGTTCACCGTGGGCGAGCTGCTGCGCCCGTCGGGCAACATCCTCGCGGTCCGCGTCCACCAGTGGTCCGCCGGTTCGTACCTGGAGGACCAGGACCAGTGGTGGCTGCCCGGCATCTTCCGTGACGTGACGCTCCTGCACCGGCCGGACGGCTGTGTCCGCGACTTCTTCGTCCACGCCGCGTACGACCACCGCACGGGCACCGGCACGCTGCGGGTCGACTCGGACGTCCGGGGCCGGGTCACCGTGCCCGAGTTGGGGATCGACGTGGCGACCGGCGAGGAGACCGCCGTGGCCGTGGAGCCGTGGACGGCCGAGACGCCGCGCCTGTACGACGCGACACTCGCCACACCCGGGGAGCGCGTCCCGCTGCGCGTCGGCTTCCGCACGGTCACCGTCGAGGACGGAACCATCAGGGTCAACGGCCGCCCCATCCTGTTCCGGGGCGTGAACCGCCACGAGTTCCACCCGGAGACGGGCCGGACCGTCGACCTCGCAACCATGCGCGCGGACGTGGTCCTGATGAAGCGTCACAACATCAACGCCGTCCGCACCAGCCACTATCCGCCCCACCCCGCCTTCCTCGACCTGTGCGACGAGCTGGGCCTGTGGGTCGTGGACGAGTGCGACCTGGAGACCCACGGCTTCGGAGCCGTCGGCCGGCGCGCCGACCCGGTCGACGACGACCGCTGGACGCCCGCGCTCCTGGACCGCGCAGCCCGCATGGTCGAGCGCGACAAGAACCACCCCTCGGTCGTCCTGTGGTCGCTCGGCAACGAGTGCGGGACCGGCCGCGGCCTGACCGCGATGGCCGACTGGATCCGTTCGCGCGACGACAGCCGCCTCCTCCACTACGAGGGCGACCGGTCCTGCGCGGACACGGACGTCTACTCGCGGATGTACGCCGACCACGCCGAGGTCGAACGCATCGGCCGGGGCGAGGACGAGGGACCCGAGCGGCGCCGGCGCCTCCCCTTCATCCTCTGCGAGTACGCCCACGCCATGGGCAACGGCCCCGGCGGACTCAGCGAGTACCAGCAGCTGTTCGAGACATACGAACGGCTGCAGGGCGGGTTCGTCTGGGAGTGGATCGACCACGGCATCGCGCACCCCGCGTACGAGTACGCGTACGGCGGCGACTTCGGCGAGGAACTGCACGACGGGAACTTCGTCTGCGACGGCCTCGTCTTCCCCGACCGGACGCCGTCCCCCGGACTCGTCGAGTACAAGAAGGTGATCGAGCCCGTCCGCATCGAGGGCGACGGCCCCGCAGGCACGGTCACCGTCACCAACCTCCACGACTTCACCGGCCTCTCCCACCTCGCCTTCACCTGGTCGTACGAGAAGGACGGCACGACCGTCGCCGAAGGCACCCTCGCCGTGCCGCGGGTCGGGCCCGGAGAGCGCACGGAGGTCACGCTGCCGCCCCCGCCGCGCCGCGCCCCGGACGCCGAGACCCAGTGGACGGTACGGGCGTCGCTCGCCGAGGACACGGCGTGGGCACCGGAGGGCCATGTGGTGGCGTGGGCCCAACTGCCCGTCGAGTACGGCATGGTCCTGCCCGTGCCCGGCGGGGCGGCACCGACGGCGGACGCGGACGGGCGGCACATCGCGCTCGGCGCAGCCACCTTCGACGCCCGCACGGGCACGCTCATCGCCTTCCACGACCGGGAGATCACCGGCCTGCGCCTCGACGTGTGGCGGGCCCCCACCGACAACGACAACGGCATGCCCTGGCTCCCCGAGCCGTCCGTGGCCGACCGCTGGCGGGCGCTGGGTCTGCACCGCATGCACCACCGCGTCGACGCCGTCGTGCTGACCGATCAGGGACTGACGGTGCGCACCCGGGTGGCGCCCGCGGCGAGCGACCTGGCGCTGCGCACGGAGTACCACTGGGCGTCGAACGGCCCCAGGCTGCTGCTGCGGATGTCGGTGACGCCGGAGGGCGAGTGGCCCGTGCCGCTGCCGCGCCTCGGCATCCGCTTCGGGCTGCCGGGGGCTTCGGGCCGGGTGCGGTGGTTCGGCGGCGGGCCCGGCGAGGCCTATCCCGACACCGCGGCCGCCTCACTGATCGGCGTATGGGAGTCGGACGTCGACGCGCTGCAGACGCCGTACGTGCGCCCGCAGGAGAACGGGGCGCGCCCGGCCGTCCGCTGGGCCGAGGTGGGCGGGGTGCGCGTGGAGAGCGACGGCGCGCCCGCGTTCACCGCCCGCCGCTGGACCACGGAACAGATCGACGCCGCCCGGCACCGCACCGACCTCGTCCCCGGCGACACGGTCTGGGTCAACCTCGACATCGACCGGCACGGCATCGGCACGCAGTCGTGCGGGCCGGGCGTCCTGCCCCAGTACGAACTCCGCGCCACCCCGCGGCCGTCGTCCCTGAGCTGCGTGTTCTCGGTGGTGGCGGACGGCTGA
- a CDS encoding class I SAM-dependent methyltransferase: MGGPDGGLDTAGSYAALAEYYDAIMTSGYYDYARYARALATELADGTDQPVDGTDVLELGVGTGLVCEALLDLVPASVRLTGIDHTAAMLARARARSGLRGRVRLLAQDILAPDLPGGFAAAYSVGGIWLFLRDRDGLRLGSHLPDDEDNVKGLENLAEVLRPGGCLLLAVQDAHRPFRRPLPGGLVYAQDVRDHGNGRITKDYCVLRDDTVLAHQRSVYRLYAEDDANRLLERCRFARAGTDPDGLFRRYVRT; the protein is encoded by the coding sequence GTGGGTGGACCGGACGGCGGACTCGACACGGCGGGTTCCTATGCCGCCCTTGCCGAGTACTACGACGCCATCATGACGTCGGGCTATTACGACTACGCCCGGTACGCGCGTGCCCTGGCCACCGAGCTGGCGGACGGCACCGATCAGCCGGTGGACGGCACCGACGTCCTCGAACTGGGCGTCGGTACCGGCCTGGTCTGCGAGGCACTCCTGGACCTCGTGCCCGCGAGCGTGCGGCTGACGGGCATCGACCACACGGCGGCCATGCTGGCCCGAGCGCGGGCCAGATCCGGGCTCCGCGGGCGCGTCCGGCTCCTGGCCCAGGACATCCTCGCCCCGGACCTGCCCGGCGGTTTCGCCGCCGCCTACTCGGTCGGCGGGATCTGGCTGTTCCTGCGCGACCGGGACGGCCTCCGGCTGGGCAGTCATCTCCCGGACGACGAGGACAACGTCAAGGGTCTGGAGAACCTGGCCGAGGTGCTCCGGCCGGGCGGCTGCCTGCTGCTCGCCGTCCAGGACGCCCACCGCCCCTTCCGGCGGCCGCTGCCCGGCGGTCTCGTCTACGCCCAGGATGTCCGCGACCACGGGAACGGGCGCATCACCAAGGACTACTGCGTCCTGCGCGACGACACCGTCCTCGCCCACCAGCGCTCCGTCTACCGCCTGTACGCCGAGGACGACGCGAACCGGCTCCTGGAGCGGTGCCGGTTCGCCCGCGCGGGCACGGACCCGGACGGGCTGTTCCGGCGCTACGTACGGACGTGA